In one window of Falco biarmicus isolate bFalBia1 chromosome 16, bFalBia1.pri, whole genome shotgun sequence DNA:
- the LAMTOR5 gene encoding ragulator complex protein LAMTOR5 — MEGTLEQHLEDTMKSPAVVGVLCTDSQGLNLGCRGTLSDEHAGIISVLAQQAAKLTSDPTDTPVVCLESDSGNIMIQKHDSITVAVHKLAS, encoded by the exons aTGGAGGGGACGCTGGAGCAGCACCTGGAGGACAC CATGAAGAGCCCGGCCGTGGTGGGCGTCCTCTGCACCGACTCGCAGGGGCTCAACCTGGGCT GCCGAGGAACCCTCTCGGATGAGCATGCTGGCATCATCTCCGTCCTCGCCCAGCAGGCAGCCAAGCTCACCTCCGACCCGACTGATACGCCCGTGGTGTGCCTGGAGTCAGACAGCGG GAATATCATGATCCAGAAGCATGACAGCATCACTGTAGCAGTGCACAAGCTGGCATCCTGA